Proteins encoded within one genomic window of Formosa agariphila KMM 3901:
- a CDS encoding glycosyl hydrolase gives MKQFIKLVLISVFIISCSEDSDTLLSSDAELLSFSISELNVNFDILSNNNVVATVEEGVDLKDLTAVFKVSDKANVYVENNLQTSGYSKNDFSNPVVYVVEAEDGTKQNYSVIINVKASVTSFKIKELPDTDFDINGTSIAANVNANTILNNLTAEFTLSDGAELFIGDKLQVSGETKNDFSKIVNYTLKQNNEIVKEYTVIITQAENSLPVANAGEDKIAIITEEQSKVWVELDGSASSDEDGEIVEYKWLKADVVVGNEKEIRLELPLGIHEIELIVTDDVGATASTTITVEVRKQGEYIPIDAGATYETKNLFQKIGQLSNSSQFAFGQEFPMSFKLDGLRTDLSTSDCKDVTGDHPGVFGIDPHYMLYKSNEEKQLHIQEAKYAYNNGAIVTFDFHQQSRNDNKIYFDEMSTDQDKSLVYDIVNDIDGSRDWFYNELDDVVNIINSDLGFPVVFRLYHEMDGDWFWWGTKTKNHSSQLYIQFYQLAVNYIKSKTDLVLFGWTPNQKIDESYYPGDNYVDVVGVDVYDPTKSTLKSNLIELSSFALNHGKVAVLSETGRQGYINSNPTFWTSNILAAIEEGASDIRIAWALAWFNAPWETSQNNLFIPNASSPNNVKDDFNKFYESERTLFMDEIKTFDIYN, from the coding sequence ATGAAGCAATTTATAAAGTTAGTATTAATTTCTGTATTTATTATTTCATGTTCAGAAGATAGTGATACACTGTTAAGTAGTGATGCAGAACTCTTATCCTTTTCTATTTCAGAATTAAATGTCAATTTTGATATTCTATCGAATAATAATGTTGTTGCAACTGTAGAAGAAGGTGTGGATTTAAAGGATCTTACAGCTGTATTTAAAGTCTCTGATAAAGCAAATGTTTATGTAGAAAATAATCTACAAACTTCTGGATATTCAAAAAATGATTTTTCCAATCCTGTTGTATATGTTGTGGAAGCTGAGGATGGAACAAAGCAAAATTACTCGGTAATAATTAATGTGAAAGCAAGTGTTACTTCTTTCAAAATAAAAGAATTACCAGATACTGATTTTGATATTAATGGTACCTCAATAGCAGCGAATGTAAACGCAAATACAATATTAAATAATTTAACAGCAGAATTCACTTTAAGTGATGGTGCAGAATTATTTATCGGTGATAAGCTACAAGTATCAGGTGAAACAAAAAATGACTTTTCAAAAATTGTTAATTATACACTAAAACAAAATAATGAAATAGTTAAAGAGTATACAGTTATAATTACACAAGCTGAAAATAGTTTGCCTGTAGCAAATGCAGGAGAAGATAAAATAGCAATTATAACTGAAGAACAATCTAAGGTATGGGTAGAACTTGATGGTTCCGCATCCTCAGATGAAGATGGTGAAATAGTTGAATATAAGTGGCTAAAAGCAGATGTAGTTGTTGGGAATGAGAAGGAAATTAGGTTAGAGCTCCCTTTAGGAATTCATGAAATAGAATTAATTGTTACCGACGATGTTGGAGCTACGGCATCAACTACTATAACCGTAGAAGTTAGAAAGCAAGGAGAGTATATACCAATTGATGCTGGAGCGACATATGAAACTAAAAATTTGTTTCAAAAAATTGGGCAATTATCTAATAGTAGCCAATTTGCTTTTGGGCAAGAGTTTCCAATGTCTTTTAAATTAGATGGATTAAGAACAGATTTAAGTACATCTGACTGTAAAGATGTGACAGGAGATCATCCCGGTGTTTTTGGTATTGATCCCCATTACATGTTGTATAAATCAAATGAAGAAAAACAACTTCATATTCAAGAAGCTAAATACGCTTATAACAATGGAGCAATAGTCACATTTGATTTTCATCAGCAGAGTAGAAATGATAATAAAATTTATTTTGACGAGATGAGCACAGATCAAGATAAATCTCTAGTGTATGATATTGTTAATGATATCGATGGTTCTCGAGATTGGTTTTATAATGAGTTAGATGATGTAGTGAATATCATTAATTCAGATTTAGGTTTTCCTGTTGTATTCAGGTTATATCATGAAATGGATGGTGACTGGTTTTGGTGGGGAACCAAAACAAAAAATCATAGTTCTCAACTGTATATTCAGTTTTATCAGTTAGCAGTAAACTATATCAAGTCAAAAACCGATTTAGTTCTATTTGGTTGGACTCCAAATCAAAAAATAGATGAGAGTTATTATCCGGGTGATAATTATGTAGATGTCGTTGGTGTAGATGTGTATGACCCTACAAAATCAACATTAAAATCTAATCTTATTGAGCTTAGTTCCTTTGCCTTAAATCATGGTAAAGTGGCTGTTCTTTCTGAAACAGGTAGACAGGGATATATAAATTCAAATCCTACCTTTTGGACTTCAAATATATTAGCAGCTATAGAAGAAGGAGCAAGTGATATTAGAATAGCGTGGGCCTTAGCATGGTTTAATGCGCCTTGGGAAACCTCTCAAAAT